Genomic DNA from Streptomyces sp. PCS3-D2:
GGGGCCTGACACGCTGGCCGGGTACCGCCCGCGGTGCGGGGCCGGCCGCCGTACCACTCAAGACCGCGACATCCACAGACGTGCCCTGAGGGGGAGACGTACCAGCATGGCTGCCAACGCCATCGACCAGACCCGCCGGATGCTGTCCCTGGTGACGTACCTGCGCGAGCGCCCGGGTGCGCACGTCGCCGACGTCGCGCGCGCCTTCGGCATCACCGAGGACGAGCTGATCTCGGACCTCGATGTGCTGCCCATGTGCGGCACCAGCTTCCGGGGCGGGGACCTGCTCGACATCGACACCGACGGGGAGCGCATCTGGTGGCGCAATCCTGATGCCTCGGGGGAGTCCACCGCCGAGCCGCTGCGGCTCGCCGCCGACGAGGCGACCGCGCTGCTGGTGGCCGCACGCGCGGTGGCCACCCTGCCCGGGCTGCGCGAGAGCGACCGGGACGCCCTGCTGCGGGCCACCGCCAAGCTGGAGGCGGCCGCAGGCGAGGCGGCCGGGGCGAGCTCCCGGCTGTCGGTCACCTTCGAGTCCGAGGGCGGGGTCTTCGCTGACGTCGACCGCGCCATCGCGGAACGCCGGCGGCTGTGGCTGCGCTACTACTCCCCGGCGCGCGACGAACTCACCGAGCGCGAGGTCGACCCGATCCGGCTCTTCGCGGTC
This window encodes:
- a CDS encoding YafY family protein translates to MAANAIDQTRRMLSLVTYLRERPGAHVADVARAFGITEDELISDLDVLPMCGTSFRGGDLLDIDTDGERIWWRNPDASGESTAEPLRLAADEATALLVAARAVATLPGLRESDRDALLRATAKLEAAAGEAAGASSRLSVTFESEGGVFADVDRAIAERRRLWLRYYSPARDELTEREVDPIRLFAVGHTYMEGWCHLSEARRTFRLDRVAEIRLLDERAEPPAIEPRDLSEGLVQPAAEDPEVVVEVGPGGRWVAEYYPHDTAEELADGGLRITLRSPDPASLRRLALRLGRDGRIVAPAELADSARSAAREALAGYGEQV